Proteins encoded within one genomic window of Nonomuraea gerenzanensis:
- a CDS encoding glycosyltransferase family protein, protein MKVVLFCGGYGTRMRTGAGGDAPKPMQLVGPRPLIWHVMRYYAHFGHKEFILCLGYGAEQIKDFFLRYEETASNDFVLRGGNVELLAADISDWSISFIHTGVESSIGERLRRVRDHLQGEEMFLANYADVLTDAPLPEIVERLEKSGAGGALMAVPPPGTFHCVEIAEDGLVGQITAVTEMPLWVNGGYFVLRQEIFDHIPENGDLLVDGCKELAKRGRLMAYPYRGYWRPTDTVNQRMELDRAYSRGERPWALWERV, encoded by the coding sequence ACCCGCATGCGTACGGGTGCCGGCGGCGACGCGCCGAAGCCGATGCAGCTCGTCGGCCCCAGACCGCTGATCTGGCACGTCATGCGCTACTACGCGCACTTCGGCCACAAGGAGTTCATCCTCTGCCTCGGCTACGGGGCCGAGCAGATCAAGGACTTCTTCCTCCGGTACGAGGAGACCGCGTCCAACGACTTCGTGCTGCGCGGCGGCAACGTCGAGCTGCTGGCCGCCGACATCTCCGACTGGTCGATCTCGTTCATCCACACCGGCGTCGAGTCCTCGATCGGGGAGCGGCTGCGCCGGGTGCGCGACCACCTCCAGGGCGAGGAGATGTTCCTGGCCAACTACGCGGACGTGCTCACCGACGCGCCGCTGCCGGAGATCGTCGAGCGGCTGGAGAAGTCGGGCGCGGGCGGCGCGCTGATGGCCGTGCCGCCGCCGGGCACCTTCCACTGCGTGGAGATCGCCGAGGACGGGCTGGTCGGCCAGATCACCGCCGTCACCGAGATGCCGCTGTGGGTGAACGGGGGATATTTCGTCCTACGCCAGGAGATCTTCGACCACATCCCGGAGAACGGCGACCTGCTCGTGGACGGCTGCAAGGAGCTGGCCAAGCGCGGGCGCCTGATGGCCTACCCCTACCGGGGCTACTGGCGGCCCACCGACACCGTCAACCAGCGCATGGAGCTGGATCGGGCCTACTCGCGCGGCGAGCGCCCCTGGGCCCTGTGGGAGCGGGTGTGA
- a CDS encoding PIG-L deacetylase family protein, whose amino-acid sequence MNRLFPSGLSRVALLAAHCDDLAIGAGGTLLVMCTAHPGLQVDALVLSGGGTVREEEERNALAAFCPGADLRVTVAKVPDGRLPAHWDEAKNAVEELRMRTEPDLILAPQAGDAHQDHRGLARMVPTAFRDHLTLGYEILKWDGDLGRPNAYQPLDLALAERKVSLLWEHYPSQRHRPWFDREAFLGLARIRGIECHARYAEAFYLHKLALDLAGG is encoded by the coding sequence GTGAACCGCCTGTTCCCCAGCGGCCTGAGCCGCGTCGCCCTGCTCGCCGCCCACTGCGACGACCTGGCCATCGGCGCCGGCGGCACCCTCCTGGTCATGTGCACCGCGCACCCGGGCCTCCAGGTCGACGCGCTGGTGCTCTCCGGGGGCGGGACCGTGCGCGAGGAGGAGGAGCGCAACGCGCTGGCCGCCTTCTGCCCCGGCGCGGACCTGCGGGTGACCGTGGCCAAGGTGCCCGACGGCCGGCTGCCGGCCCACTGGGACGAGGCCAAGAACGCGGTCGAGGAGCTGCGGATGCGCACCGAACCGGACCTGATCCTGGCGCCGCAGGCCGGTGACGCGCACCAGGACCACCGGGGGCTGGCGCGGATGGTGCCCACCGCGTTCCGCGACCACCTCACGCTCGGTTACGAGATCCTCAAGTGGGACGGCGACCTCGGCCGGCCCAACGCCTACCAGCCGCTCGACCTCGCGCTGGCCGAGCGCAAGGTCTCCCTGCTCTGGGAGCACTACCCGTCCCAGCGGCACCGCCCCTGGTTCGACAGGGAGGCGTTCCTCGGGCTGGCCAGGATCCGCGGCATCGAGTGTCACGCACGCTACGCGGAGGCCTTCTACCTGCACAAACTCGCTCTAGATCTAGCTGGAGGCTGA
- a CDS encoding NAD-dependent epimerase/dehydratase family protein has product MRVLLTGHQGYLGTVMAPMLATAGHEVVGLDSGLFAECVLGPMPDDPPGHRVDLRDVPASLLDGCDAVIHLAALSNDPLGALAPELTYDINHHASVRLARLAREAGVRRFLYASTCSVYGASGGDDLLDEDAPLRPVTPYAESKVRVEDELVELADADFTPVFLRNATAFGFSPRLRADIVLNNLVGHAHLTGQVRVLSDGTPWRPLVHVADIADAFLAALTAPREAVHARAFNVGGELNNLTVAEIAEHVVEAVPGSELLITGETGADPRSYRVSFSRIREALPGYHARWTVKAGAVELADAYRYHGLTAEDFRQRFTRLAWLADRRKAGTVSEELRT; this is encoded by the coding sequence ATGCGTGTCTTACTCACGGGGCACCAGGGCTATCTCGGCACGGTCATGGCGCCCATGCTCGCCACGGCCGGCCACGAGGTGGTGGGCCTGGACTCAGGGCTGTTCGCCGAGTGCGTGCTCGGCCCGATGCCGGACGACCCGCCGGGCCACCGCGTGGACCTGCGGGACGTGCCGGCGAGCCTGCTCGACGGCTGCGACGCGGTGATCCACCTGGCCGCGCTCTCCAACGACCCGCTCGGCGCGCTCGCGCCCGAGCTGACCTACGACATCAACCACCACGCCTCCGTGCGGCTGGCCAGGCTGGCCAGGGAGGCGGGCGTGCGCCGCTTCCTGTACGCCTCCACCTGCTCGGTCTACGGCGCCTCCGGCGGCGACGACCTGCTCGACGAGGACGCCCCGCTGCGGCCCGTCACCCCGTACGCGGAGTCGAAGGTCCGCGTCGAGGACGAGCTGGTCGAGCTGGCCGACGCCGACTTCACCCCGGTCTTCCTGCGCAACGCGACCGCGTTCGGGTTCTCGCCCCGGCTGCGGGCCGACATCGTGCTGAACAACCTGGTCGGCCACGCCCACCTGACCGGCCAGGTCCGCGTGCTGTCGGACGGCACCCCGTGGCGGCCCCTGGTGCACGTGGCCGACATCGCCGACGCGTTCCTGGCCGCGCTGACCGCGCCGCGCGAGGCCGTGCACGCCAGGGCGTTCAACGTGGGCGGCGAGCTGAACAACCTGACCGTCGCCGAGATCGCCGAGCACGTCGTGGAGGCGGTGCCGGGCTCGGAGCTGCTGATCACCGGGGAGACCGGCGCCGACCCGCGCTCGTACCGGGTCTCCTTCTCGCGCATCCGCGAGGCGCTGCCCGGCTACCACGCCCGCTGGACGGTGAAGGCGGGCGCCGTCGAGCTGGCCGACGCCTACCGTTACCACGGCCTGACCGCCGAGGACTTCCGCCAGCGGTTCACCCGCCTGGCCTGGCTGGCCGACCGCCGCAAGGCCGGGACGGTCTCCGAGGAGCTGCGCACGTGA
- a CDS encoding DUF4910 domain-containing protein — protein MTGEEMHALVERLYPLCRSITGDGVRATLGIIGQSLELDVHEVPTGTQVLDWTIPKEWNIRDAYIKDPAGRRVVDFQRSNLHVVGYSVPVSATMTLAELRPHLHTLPDQPGLVPYRTSYYAETWGFCLSQDTLDGMGEGPYEVVIDSTLADGHLTYAEHVVPGRTEDEVLISCHVCHPSLANDNLAGVAVATALARRLREPRLTYRFVFAPGTIGAITWLARNRERTGRIRHGLTLACAGDRGALTYKRSRRGDAPIDRAMAAVLRERPHTIVDFSPYGYDERQYCSPGFDLPVGSLTRTPYAGYPEYHTSGDDPAFVSPQAMADTLEALWSAVEVLEHDGRYQNLSPYGEPQLGRRGLYGSLGGRSDTKQAQLAMLWVLNLSDGEHSLLDVVGRSGLPFRAVAEAAAALEGAGLLKRVGEGA, from the coding sequence GTGACCGGGGAGGAGATGCACGCCCTGGTGGAGCGGCTCTACCCGCTGTGCCGCTCCATCACGGGCGACGGCGTGCGCGCCACGCTGGGGATCATCGGGCAGAGCCTGGAGCTGGACGTGCACGAGGTGCCGACCGGGACCCAGGTGCTCGACTGGACGATCCCCAAGGAGTGGAACATCCGCGACGCCTACATCAAGGATCCGGCGGGGCGCCGGGTGGTGGACTTCCAGCGGTCGAACCTGCACGTCGTGGGCTACAGCGTGCCGGTGTCGGCCACCATGACCCTGGCCGAGCTGCGGCCGCACCTGCACACGCTGCCCGATCAGCCGGGCCTGGTGCCGTACCGGACGTCGTACTACGCCGAGACGTGGGGGTTCTGCCTGAGCCAGGACACCCTCGACGGGATGGGCGAGGGGCCGTACGAGGTGGTGATCGACTCGACGCTGGCCGACGGGCACCTGACGTACGCCGAGCACGTCGTGCCGGGGCGGACCGAGGACGAGGTGCTGATCTCGTGCCACGTCTGCCACCCGTCGCTGGCCAACGACAACCTGGCGGGCGTCGCGGTGGCCACGGCGCTGGCCCGCAGGCTCAGGGAGCCGCGCCTGACCTACCGGTTCGTGTTCGCGCCCGGCACGATCGGCGCGATCACCTGGCTGGCGCGCAACCGCGAGCGCACCGGGCGGATCAGGCACGGGCTCACGCTGGCCTGCGCCGGTGACCGGGGCGCGCTGACGTACAAGCGGAGCAGGCGCGGCGACGCGCCCATCGACCGGGCGATGGCGGCCGTGCTGCGCGAGCGCCCGCACACGATCGTGGACTTCTCCCCGTACGGCTACGACGAGCGGCAGTACTGCTCGCCCGGCTTCGACCTGCCGGTCGGCAGCCTGACCAGGACCCCGTACGCGGGCTACCCCGAGTACCACACCTCGGGGGACGACCCGGCTTTCGTCTCGCCGCAGGCCATGGCCGACACGCTGGAGGCGCTGTGGTCGGCGGTCGAGGTGCTGGAGCACGACGGCCGCTACCAGAACCTCAGCCCGTACGGCGAGCCGCAGCTCGGCCGGCGCGGCCTGTACGGATCTCTCGGCGGCCGGAGTGACACGAAACAAGCGCAACTGGCGATGTTATGGGTGTTGAACCTGTCGGACGGTGAGCACAGCCTGCTGGACGTGGTCGGCCGATCGGGCCTGCCCTTCCGCGCGGTCGCCGAGGCGGCCGCCGCCCTGGAGGGCGCGGGTCTGCTCAAACGGGTGGGAGAGGGCGCATGA
- a CDS encoding oligosaccharide flippase family protein — protein sequence MSEVGDIGRKAGRGLRWSLLGNLVMKAGSFVMSLILARLLVPEDFGVFAIALAATQFVIYINDAGVIAATVQWRGKLEEIAPTATVVAILSSFALYALFWVIAPFYARLAGSEDATWVIRILMATNVVYGLTAVRSAALMRRFEQDKLAWANLAGFVVNASVSITLAANGAGAYSFAWGQLSGGVLTGVLVVALARIRIRLGFDRAQAARLLRFGLPLCVSLGIEGLLLNVDSVIVGDVLGPVWLGFYLLAFNISSWVPGLIGTAIRYVALPSFSRLAEEGGQAMRDGVRQAVPLLAGMVLPIAVLMGTLAPAVVEFLYGANWLPAAQVLRFLAVVMAVRMLTLLITDILAALGRTKATMWVNLCWAVALVPALLVGARLDGIQGAAVAHAVVAVVVALPLLGVALHRSGVPVGLFGAGLARPLLGAVAAGLVMVALASVVDGAFIELCVAGGAGLLLFVLVVVPRAVLQRLVRQGRAHARP from the coding sequence GTGAGCGAGGTCGGCGACATCGGCCGCAAGGCCGGTCGCGGACTGCGCTGGAGCCTGCTGGGCAACCTGGTGATGAAGGCCGGCTCGTTCGTGATGAGCCTCATCCTGGCCAGGCTGCTGGTGCCCGAGGACTTCGGCGTGTTCGCGATCGCGCTGGCGGCCACCCAGTTCGTCATCTACATCAACGACGCCGGCGTGATCGCGGCGACCGTGCAGTGGCGGGGGAAGCTGGAGGAGATCGCGCCCACGGCCACCGTCGTGGCCATCCTGTCGAGCTTCGCCCTCTACGCGCTGTTCTGGGTGATCGCGCCGTTCTACGCGCGGCTGGCCGGCAGCGAGGACGCCACCTGGGTGATCCGCATCCTCATGGCCACCAACGTCGTCTACGGGCTGACCGCGGTGCGCAGCGCCGCGCTCATGCGCCGGTTCGAGCAGGACAAGCTGGCCTGGGCCAACCTGGCCGGGTTCGTGGTCAACGCCTCCGTCTCCATCACCCTGGCCGCCAACGGCGCCGGGGCCTACAGCTTCGCCTGGGGGCAGCTCAGCGGCGGCGTGCTCACCGGGGTGCTGGTGGTGGCGCTGGCCCGGATCAGGATCCGGCTCGGTTTCGACCGGGCGCAGGCCGCCCGGCTGCTGCGCTTCGGGCTGCCGCTGTGCGTCAGCCTCGGCATCGAGGGCCTGCTGCTCAACGTGGACTCGGTCATCGTCGGCGACGTGCTCGGCCCCGTCTGGCTGGGCTTCTACCTGCTCGCCTTCAACATCTCCAGCTGGGTGCCCGGCCTGATCGGCACCGCCATCCGCTACGTGGCGCTGCCCAGCTTCTCGCGCCTGGCGGAGGAGGGCGGCCAGGCCATGCGCGACGGCGTACGGCAGGCCGTCCCGCTGCTGGCCGGCATGGTGCTGCCGATCGCGGTGCTGATGGGCACGCTCGCCCCCGCGGTCGTGGAGTTCCTGTACGGCGCGAACTGGCTGCCCGCCGCCCAGGTGCTGCGGTTCCTGGCGGTCGTGATGGCCGTGCGCATGCTGACACTGCTCATCACCGACATCCTGGCCGCGCTCGGCAGGACGAAGGCGACCATGTGGGTGAACCTGTGCTGGGCCGTCGCGCTGGTGCCCGCGCTCCTGGTGGGCGCCCGCCTCGACGGCATCCAGGGTGCGGCCGTGGCGCACGCGGTGGTCGCGGTGGTGGTGGCGCTGCCGCTGCTGGGGGTGGCCCTGCACCGCTCCGGAGTGCCCGTCGGCCTGTTCGGCGCCGGGCTGGCCAGGCCGCTGCTGGGAGCGGTGGCGGCGGGCCTGGTCATGGTGGCGCTGGCCTCGGTGGTCGACGGCGCCTTCATCGAGCTCTGCGTGGCAGGAGGCGCGGGGTTGCTGCTGTTCGTGCTGGTCGTGGTGCCGCGCGCGGTGCTGCAGCGACTCGTACGCCAAGGGAGGGCGCATGCACGACCGTGA
- a CDS encoding glycosyltransferase family 2 protein, with amino-acid sequence MHDRELVSIALPVRNGAGRLEAVVRSVLAQDHPHIELVISDNASTDGTEELCRDLAAADPRIVYHRHPENIGLLGNFQHAARISRGAYVRWIGDDDRLEPDCVSAALAAFAADERLILVTNQVSYTGSDGKVSTVAYTGTELGSADPVVRFAEMLRLLNESPYLMDPLYGLLRREAATGIPRRNMLREDEVFAAKLALAGPWAHVPEVLSHRNWRLERIGRIARRLDVPPWQSHLANTLQCRELLRWVRDAELTEDQRRRARTEVMRMYARRQRRTFAHRGRKLLTLARLV; translated from the coding sequence ATGCACGACCGTGAGCTGGTATCGATCGCGCTGCCGGTACGCAACGGGGCCGGCCGCCTGGAGGCCGTGGTCCGATCGGTGCTGGCCCAGGACCACCCGCACATCGAGCTGGTCATCTCCGACAACGCCTCCACGGACGGCACCGAGGAGCTGTGCCGCGACCTGGCGGCGGCCGATCCCCGGATCGTCTACCACCGGCATCCCGAGAACATCGGCCTGCTCGGCAACTTCCAGCACGCGGCCCGCATCTCCCGGGGCGCCTACGTGCGCTGGATCGGCGACGACGACCGGCTGGAGCCCGACTGCGTCTCGGCTGCCCTGGCCGCCTTCGCCGCGGACGAGCGGCTCATCCTGGTCACCAACCAGGTCTCCTACACCGGCTCCGACGGCAAGGTGAGCACCGTCGCCTACACGGGCACCGAGCTGGGCTCCGCGGACCCGGTCGTGCGCTTCGCCGAGATGCTCAGGCTGCTCAACGAGAGCCCGTACCTGATGGACCCGCTCTACGGCCTGCTGCGGCGTGAGGCCGCGACCGGCATCCCGAGGCGGAACATGCTGCGCGAGGACGAGGTGTTCGCGGCCAAGCTGGCGCTGGCGGGCCCGTGGGCGCACGTCCCGGAGGTGCTCTCGCACCGCAACTGGCGGCTGGAGCGGATCGGGCGCATCGCCCGCCGCCTGGACGTGCCGCCGTGGCAGTCCCACCTGGCCAACACACTTCAGTGCAGGGAGCTGCTGCGATGGGTGCGCGACGCGGAGCTGACGGAGGACCAGCGGCGCCGGGCGCGGACCGAGGTGATGCGCATGTACGCGCGGCGCCAGCGCCGCACGTTCGCGCACCGCGGCCGCAAGCTGCTGACCCTGGCCCGCCTGGTGTAA
- a CDS encoding DUF6492 family protein, translated as MSKLAVITPSYAQDAELFADLHRSVLDYTSEDTIHHVFVPPGDREAFAAFEGPRCHVWVRSELLPRRYLRVPGADMYVNSRRPWPPLRGWVMQQTVKIASVGLIDADALLIVDSDAVLVRPTSAESFSRDGRLCLYRLENGVTAEMKRHVIWHQVARDLLGLPPAPPPPLPDYVTALTFWDPEIVRAMQRRITQVTGRDWLDAFNAQLHVSEFILYGVFVDEVLKADPPINTTICHLSYNHEPWDEAQAVAFADKLPQEAVGMMISAKSHTPMAARQAAIKRCAQVVESS; from the coding sequence GTGAGCAAGCTGGCGGTCATCACGCCCTCCTACGCCCAGGACGCCGAGCTCTTCGCCGACCTGCACCGATCCGTGCTGGACTACACCTCAGAGGACACCATCCACCACGTCTTCGTGCCGCCGGGCGACCGTGAGGCGTTCGCCGCGTTCGAGGGGCCGCGCTGCCACGTGTGGGTGCGCTCGGAGCTGTTACCCCGCAGGTACCTGCGGGTGCCCGGCGCCGACATGTACGTCAACTCCCGCCGGCCGTGGCCGCCGCTGCGCGGCTGGGTGATGCAGCAGACCGTCAAGATCGCCTCGGTGGGGCTGATCGACGCCGACGCGCTGCTCATCGTGGACTCCGACGCCGTGCTCGTCCGCCCCACCAGCGCCGAGTCCTTCTCCAGGGACGGGCGGCTGTGCCTGTACCGGCTGGAGAACGGCGTGACGGCCGAGATGAAGCGGCACGTCATCTGGCACCAGGTGGCCCGCGACCTGCTCGGCCTGCCGCCCGCGCCGCCACCGCCGCTGCCCGACTACGTGACGGCGCTGACGTTCTGGGACCCGGAGATCGTCCGGGCCATGCAGCGGCGGATCACGCAGGTGACGGGCCGCGACTGGCTCGACGCGTTCAACGCGCAGCTGCACGTCTCGGAGTTCATCCTGTACGGCGTCTTCGTGGACGAGGTGCTGAAGGCGGACCCGCCGATCAACACCACGATCTGCCATCTGAGCTACAACCACGAGCCGTGGGACGAGGCGCAGGCGGTGGCCTTCGCCGACAAGCTGCCGCAGGAGGCCGTGGGGATGATGATCTCGGCCAAGTCGCACACCCCGATGGCGGCCAGGCAGGCCGCCATCAAGAGGTGCGCTCAGGTCGTCGAGTCGAGCTGA
- a CDS encoding DUF6492 family protein produces the protein MSALAVVTPTYAPDADLFAHLHRSVLAHTSDDTVHHVVVPDSDRRLFARYAGPRCRIWTYAEILPRRIVRVPLAGVWIDPRRPWPPLRGWVAQQAVKVAVTARLDAKVVLVADSDVVLVREAVPELFIRDGQVCLYRMDGGVHEGMTDHVTWHRVARELLGLPGPAPLPLPDYVSSLACWDPAVVREMQLRITDATGRDWLSAFVSYLQVSEFIVYGVFVDEVLGAAPPVNPAICHNRWDRTPLDPAGAIAFADLLPADAVGMMISAKSATPMAARCAAIERCSQITGPDGSTP, from the coding sequence ATGAGCGCACTGGCCGTCGTCACGCCCACGTACGCCCCTGACGCGGATCTCTTCGCCCACCTGCACCGATCCGTGCTCGCGCACACCTCCGACGACACGGTGCACCACGTGGTCGTGCCCGACTCCGACCGCCGCCTGTTCGCCCGGTACGCGGGCCCCCGCTGCAGGATCTGGACCTACGCCGAGATCCTGCCCCGCCGGATCGTCCGGGTGCCGCTCGCCGGCGTGTGGATCGATCCCAGACGGCCCTGGCCGCCGCTGCGCGGCTGGGTGGCGCAGCAGGCCGTGAAGGTCGCGGTGACGGCGCGGCTCGACGCGAAGGTGGTGCTGGTCGCCGACTCCGACGTCGTGCTGGTCCGTGAGGCCGTCCCCGAGCTGTTCATCCGCGACGGGCAGGTGTGCCTGTACCGGATGGACGGCGGGGTGCACGAGGGCATGACCGACCACGTCACCTGGCACCGGGTGGCCCGCGAGCTGCTGGGCCTGCCGGGGCCGGCGCCGCTGCCCCTGCCGGACTACGTCAGCTCGCTGGCGTGCTGGGACCCGGCCGTCGTCCGCGAGATGCAGCTCCGGATCACCGACGCGACGGGGCGCGACTGGCTGTCCGCCTTCGTCTCCTACCTCCAGGTCTCGGAGTTCATCGTCTACGGCGTGTTCGTGGACGAGGTGCTCGGGGCCGCGCCTCCGGTCAACCCCGCGATCTGCCACAACAGGTGGGATCGCACCCCACTCGACCCTGCCGGAGCCATCGCCTTCGCCGACCTGCTCCCTGCCGACGCGGTGGGAATGATGATCTCGGCCAAGTCGGCGACACCCATGGCGGCCAGGTGCGCCGCGATCGAGCGATGCTCCCAGATCACCGGACCCGACGGGAGCACTCCGTGA
- a CDS encoding O-antigen ligase family protein: MAATRVGAPPLPGRADGATVAAIFAAVLLIVPARLVLKALPLSLTPANVVSLGAALLWLCAQFTLTLGAAKGRNPVRTALFAYFTAMVATYGFSTWGYMDSDELNLSDHAFVLVVALVGIALTVCDGVRDRRRLDFLLQTLVVGGAVISVIAAFQFLLSIDLTRFLELPILRYTSEGDSFVLERADLRRVAATTGHPIEFGVTCAILLPLAAHYATQARLRGEPALRWWVCTGLIGCGLMFSVSRSAMLSLAVVGAVLFAGWSWRRRGYTLLIAAAFLVVIRVTVPGLLGAITGLFSNIGNDESIQYRTHDYAVAGQEIGRHFWLGRGLGTWYAPKHQIFDNQYILSMVETGLFGTVSFAAIFAVACYAALRARHLSADPGDRDLGLTIAAVMLVPLVGSFTFDLLSFHTVTGLAFVLVGAAGALLRAARADQLSPAQASGPTIEVTR; the protein is encoded by the coding sequence GTGGCCGCCACCAGGGTGGGCGCGCCGCCGCTGCCCGGCCGCGCCGACGGCGCCACGGTCGCCGCGATCTTCGCCGCGGTGCTGCTGATCGTGCCCGCCCGGCTGGTGCTCAAGGCGCTGCCGCTCTCCCTCACGCCGGCCAACGTGGTCAGCCTCGGCGCGGCGCTGTTGTGGTTGTGCGCGCAGTTCACGCTCACGCTGGGGGCCGCCAAGGGCCGCAACCCCGTGCGGACGGCGCTGTTCGCCTACTTCACCGCGATGGTCGCCACCTACGGGTTCTCCACCTGGGGTTACATGGACTCCGACGAGCTGAACCTGAGCGACCACGCGTTCGTCCTCGTGGTCGCCCTGGTCGGCATCGCCCTGACGGTCTGCGACGGGGTGCGCGACCGGCGGCGCCTGGACTTCCTGCTGCAGACGCTGGTGGTCGGCGGCGCGGTGATCTCCGTGATCGCGGCCTTCCAGTTCCTGCTCTCGATCGACCTGACCAGGTTCCTGGAGCTGCCGATCCTGCGCTACACCAGCGAGGGCGACTCGTTCGTGCTGGAGCGGGCCGACCTGCGGCGGGTGGCGGCGACCACCGGGCATCCCATCGAGTTCGGCGTCACCTGCGCCATCCTGCTGCCGCTGGCCGCGCACTACGCCACCCAGGCGCGCCTGCGGGGCGAGCCCGCGCTGCGCTGGTGGGTGTGCACGGGGCTGATCGGCTGCGGCCTGATGTTCTCCGTGTCACGCTCGGCCATGCTGAGCCTGGCCGTGGTGGGGGCGGTGCTGTTCGCCGGCTGGTCGTGGCGGCGGCGGGGCTACACGCTGCTGATCGCCGCCGCGTTCCTGGTCGTGATCAGGGTCACGGTGCCCGGCCTGCTCGGGGCGATCACCGGCCTGTTCTCCAACATCGGCAACGACGAGAGCATCCAGTACCGCACGCACGACTACGCCGTCGCGGGGCAGGAGATCGGCCGGCACTTCTGGCTCGGCCGCGGCCTGGGCACCTGGTACGCCCCCAAGCACCAGATCTTCGACAACCAGTACATCCTGTCCATGGTCGAGACCGGGCTGTTCGGCACGGTGTCGTTCGCCGCGATCTTCGCGGTGGCCTGCTACGCCGCGCTGCGGGCCCGCCACCTCAGCGCCGACCCGGGCGACCGCGACCTCGGCCTGACCATCGCCGCCGTCATGCTGGTGCCGCTCGTCGGGTCGTTCACCTTCGACCTGCTGTCCTTCCACACCGTGACCGGCCTGGCGTTCGTGCTGGTCGGCGCGGCGGGAGCGCTGCTCAGGGCGGCGCGCGCCGATCAGCTCTCCCCCGCGCAGGCCAGCGGGCCGACGATCGAGGTGACCCGATAG
- a CDS encoding dTDP-4-dehydrorhamnose 3,5-epimerase family protein — protein MKVEQGELDGVLLFTPVPHRDGRGLFTRTFDAAVAAGAGLDPCAFIQDSQSRSRRGVIRGLHGRAGRGEAKLVRCARGAILDVLVDARPHSPTFGRSMAVRLDDEDFVTLYVPPGLLHGFQALTEQADTCYRIDREHDPGEDLAVRYDDPELRIAWPLQPTEVSPRDLGAGSWADLLPRLGA, from the coding sequence ATGAAAGTGGAGCAGGGCGAGCTCGACGGGGTGCTGCTGTTCACCCCCGTGCCGCACCGCGACGGCCGCGGCCTGTTCACCAGGACCTTCGACGCCGCCGTGGCCGCCGGCGCGGGCCTGGACCCGTGCGCGTTCATCCAGGACAGCCAGTCCAGGTCCAGGCGGGGCGTGATCCGCGGCCTGCACGGGCGCGCCGGCAGGGGCGAGGCCAAGCTGGTGCGGTGCGCGCGGGGCGCGATCCTCGACGTGCTGGTGGACGCCAGGCCGCACTCGCCCACGTTCGGCCGCAGCATGGCGGTGCGCCTGGACGACGAGGACTTCGTCACCCTCTACGTGCCTCCCGGCCTGCTGCACGGCTTCCAGGCGCTCACCGAGCAGGCCGACACGTGCTACCGCATCGACAGGGAGCACGATCCGGGCGAGGATCTGGCCGTGCGCTACGACGACCCGGAGCTGCGGATAGCCTGGCCGCTCCAGCCGACGGAGGTCAGCCCGCGCGACCTGGGCGCGGGCTCCTGGGCCGACCTGCTGCCCAGGCTGGGCGCCTGA
- a CDS encoding glycosyltransferase, which yields MIAAHNEENVVRAGLDQLLAGAAPGEFDVVVVANGCSDGTARAAARPGVRVLETPVAGKVGALRLGDAACRAFPRVYLDADVRLDAESVRLLVEAAGRPGVLACAPVPVWDLRGTGPVVRRVHRVHDRLIAPLRALAGVGVYVLNERGHERAFPLPDVISDDGWVDGCFTGSERVVVTEARSVVRPPRTVRAHLRRRVRVRQGNRQLAALGRPGSSLRLGALGRLVAARAVGPIDVACYLGVLVLDRLLTRLRRGPAGWGTDAGSRHRDPTAAP from the coding sequence GTGATTGCGGCCCACAACGAGGAGAACGTCGTGCGGGCGGGGCTGGACCAGCTGCTCGCGGGGGCCGCGCCGGGGGAGTTCGACGTCGTGGTGGTGGCCAACGGCTGCTCCGACGGCACCGCGCGGGCCGCCGCCCGGCCGGGCGTGCGCGTGCTGGAGACACCGGTCGCGGGCAAGGTGGGCGCGCTGCGCCTGGGCGACGCCGCCTGCCGCGCCTTCCCCCGCGTCTACCTGGACGCCGACGTGCGCCTGGACGCCGAGTCCGTGCGGCTGCTCGTCGAGGCGGCGGGCCGGCCGGGCGTGCTGGCCTGCGCGCCGGTGCCGGTGTGGGACCTGCGCGGCACCGGGCCGGTGGTCCGGCGGGTGCACCGGGTGCACGACCGGCTCATCGCGCCCCTGCGGGCGCTGGCCGGGGTCGGGGTGTACGTGCTGAACGAGCGGGGGCACGAGCGGGCCTTCCCGCTGCCCGACGTGATCTCCGACGACGGCTGGGTGGACGGCTGCTTCACCGGCTCCGAGCGCGTCGTCGTGACCGAGGCCAGGTCCGTGGTGCGTCCGCCGCGCACGGTCAGGGCCCACCTGCGCAGGCGGGTCAGGGTCAGGCAGGGCAACCGGCAGCTGGCCGCGCTCGGCAGGCCCGGCTCCTCGCTGCGGCTCGGGGCGCTCGGGCGGCTGGTGGCGGCGCGTGCGGTCGGGCCGATCGACGTCGCCTGCTACCTGGGCGTGCTCGTGCTCGACCGGCTGCTGACCAGGCTGCGCCGCGGCCCGGCCGGCTGGGGCACCGACGCGGGCAGCCGTCACCGCGACCCCACGGCGGCCCCGTAG